The following are from one region of the Syntrophales bacterium genome:
- the lpxC gene encoding UDP-3-O-acyl-N-acetylglucosamine deacetylase, producing MCLQRTIKQEIGCRSIGLHSGRRVSMTIKPAGVDEGIVFVRKDLPGNNRIKAFLENVSDTRLATTIGINGVKASTVEHLLSAFSGMGIDNAVVEIDAHEVPVMDGSALPFVTMLKDVGIEVQDKCRKWLVIKEKVYVSDGVGTAMFLPSPEFEITYKIDFEHPLIGQQSYHTTFSEATYEREICAARTFGFLRDVEYLQAKGLALGGSLQNAVVLDDRKVINKEGLRYPDEFVKHKILDAIGDLSLLGMPIIGHFVAYKSGHTLNNLFLKELLAHKEKWSIVSFERDDISDDFIYNNIPSFRSVSAIRS from the coding sequence ATGTGTTTACAGAGAACAATTAAACAGGAAATAGGGTGTAGAAGTATTGGCTTGCACTCGGGTAGAAGAGTCAGTATGACGATTAAACCTGCCGGGGTTGATGAGGGAATTGTTTTTGTTCGCAAGGATTTGCCAGGCAATAACAGGATAAAGGCCTTCCTTGAAAATGTCTCTGATACCAGATTGGCAACAACCATCGGCATAAACGGGGTGAAGGCTTCAACCGTTGAACATTTACTTTCTGCCTTCAGCGGTATGGGTATTGATAATGCCGTTGTGGAGATTGATGCACATGAAGTTCCCGTCATGGATGGGAGCGCCCTCCCTTTTGTCACTATGTTGAAGGACGTTGGCATAGAGGTTCAAGATAAGTGCAGGAAATGGTTAGTCATAAAGGAGAAAGTTTATGTCTCTGACGGTGTGGGTACGGCCATGTTTTTACCCTCCCCAGAATTCGAGATTACTTATAAGATTGACTTTGAACATCCTCTTATTGGCCAGCAGTCTTATCATACGACCTTTTCCGAGGCAACCTACGAGAGGGAAATCTGTGCCGCGCGAACCTTTGGCTTTCTAAGAGATGTTGAATATCTCCAGGCAAAAGGGTTGGCATTAGGTGGTTCTTTACAAAATGCCGTTGTTCTTGATGACAGGAAGGTGATCAATAAAGAAGGTCTTAGATACCCGGATGAATTTGTAAAACATAAAATCCTCGATGCCATTGGGGACCTGTCACTCCTTGGTATGCCAATAATCGGTCATTTTGTTGCTTATAAATCGGGACACACATTGAACAATCTTTTTCTTAAAGAGCTTTTAGCTCATAAAGAGAAGTGGAGTATCGTAAGTTTTGAGAGAGATGATATCTCGGATGATTTTATTTACAATAATATCCCATCTTTTAGGAGCGTCAGTGCCATTCGCTCTTAG